AATTTCCGTTTGCATTGATCCTCTCTTTCCTACAAAAAGGCAAGGACGGTAAAGTCCTTGCCTTTTCAAACAAATCCTTTTGCAACCTTAATATTATATCAGCTTCTAAGCCGCTTTTCAAGGCCTCTATCCTTTGCGGTAAAGCGTCCTGCCCTCTTTGAGCGTCTCCAGCACCTCGATATCCTTGATCTCCATCGGTTCCACCTTGAGCGGGTTGCGGTCCAAAATCACCAGATCCGCCAGCTTGCCGCTTTGCAGGCTGCCCTTTTTATCCTCCTGGGCATACTGCCAGGCCACATGCTCGGTAACGCCCTGGATGGCCTTATAGGGGCTGATGCGCTCATCCTCCCCCAATACCTGGCCGCTCTTGGTCAGGCGGTTGACCGCGCACCAGACCGTGTGCAGCATTTTGGGCGGCACCACCGGCGCATCCTGATGGAAGGTATAGCGCACCTGTTTTTGGACCGTGGTGCCCACAGGGCTAATGCGCATGGCCCGCGCGCGCCCCAGGTTTTTGATGTGCACATCCCCCCAGTAATAGGTATGGGCCACAAAGTAGGAGGGGATCATGCCGATCTGTTTCATCTCATCCAGCTGGTCGGGCCGCAGGGTCTGCGCGTGGATCATGACGGGGCGGATCTCGTTTTTCACGCCCATCTCCCCTAAGGCCGCCTTGAACGCGTCGATATACTGCTGGGCGGCCGCGTCCCCATTGCAGTGGGCCAATAGCTGCTGCTTTTCGTGCAGCGCCACCTCGCAAAACGCCTTTACCTGGGCATCGGTATAAATGGGGTAGCCCCTATAACCGTCCGGCGCATTCTCATAGGGTTCGCTCATCCAGGCCGTGCGTCCCTGGGGGGAACCGTCCAAAAATATCTTGTACCCGCCGATCTTTAAGTGGTTGAGGTAATTTTGGGTATAGGGGTGGTTGGCGCGCAGCAGCCTGCTGTTTTCCGCCAGGTCGATATAGGCTACCACGTCGATCTTTAACCGGCCTGCGTCGGCCATGGCCTTGAGCAGTGCAAAGTTGCCCGGCACCACCATGCCGTCCTGCGCGGTAGTGATCCCGTTTTTCAGGTATATCTCCTGCGCCTCGTCCATAGCCTGCATCATCTCTTCCAGCGTGGGTGCCGGAATCAGCGCGCTGACTTTGGTAAAGGCCGTTTCCTCCAGATAACCGTTGGGGTCCCCGCCGCTATCCCGGCCGATCACCCCGCCCGTCGGGTCGGGCGTCTCCCGCGTTATGCCCAGCTTTTGCAGCCCCAGGCGGTTCACCGCGCCCATGTGCCCTGAGGTATGGGTGACCAGCACCGGGTGATCCTCTATCGCGTCCAGCGCTTTACAGGTCGGGTGCATGCCGCTTGCAAGCTCGTTATGGTCGTATCCGTAGCCGATCAGCCAATCCCCTGCCGGGACGCCGTGGGCCTTGGCAAATTCCCTCAGGCGCAGGATGATCTCATCCTCGTCTTTGCAGCCGCTGAGATCCGCCACCCGCAGGTTGCTGGCCACATTGGTGATGTGGCTGTGGGCGTCCATAAAGGCGGGCATCAGGGTTTTGCCCTCCAGATCGATCATTTCCGCCTCGGCTCCGGCCAGCTCCCGCGCCCGCTCCAGCGAGCCGATAAAGGCGATTGCGCCGCCCTTGACCAGCAACGCCTGGGCGTAGGGCTGCTCTTCCCGCATGGTGATGATATCCCCGTTAAAGAAAAGTTTCTGCTCCATTGCGTGCTTTAACCTCCTTTGTGGCAGGCATTTCCAAGCCATACGCCTAGTGTGTACCTTTGCCTGCGCTTTCATACCGTCCCCCAACGGCCCAATCTCTCTGTATAGGATGCGCCGCCCCCGCTGGGTTTAGGCGCACGTTCTTTCTTTATCTATTGTTACACGGTTTTGCCCTTGCGTCAAATCCAGCCGGTCATTTTGATAAAATGGTTGCATTTGCGCCTCATTTCGCTATAATAGAGCGTGAACGAGGCAGAGTAGATGTTTGCGCGTAAAGTGTCAGCCGGACGGGGAGTTGCCGGCCGAACGAAAAGCCCACCCGGGCTTGCGGTGCAAGCGTCGCATCCCGCTGCTGCATATCGAAGGAGCCTTCCTAAGTTATGTGGCAACATATTTTTAGGAGGTGTTTTTTTATGCGAGATTTTCTCCGCCGTTTTCGTGAATCCGCCGCCCACTACAAATCCATCAAGGCCCTGACGTTGTGCGCCATGTTTATCGCGCTCAATATCGTGCTGGACTTTTTTTCGCTCCAGCTTACCCCAACCCTGCGGTTGGGTTTCGGCTTTTTGACCTCGGCGATGGTGGGCATGCTCTTCGGGCCGGCCATGGCTATGGGCACCGGCTTTGCCACCGACATCCTGTCCTTTTTGCTGATCAATTCCCGCAGCGGCGGGTACTTCCCCGGCTTTACCATCAGCGCCATCGTGGGTGGGCTGATCTATGGCACCGTGCTCTACAAGCGGCCCATCAAGCTTTGGCGCTCTTTTGCGGCTAAGGGGCTGATCAACGTGGTGGTCAATATCGGTCTGAATACCCTCTGGCTCTCCTTTACCCAGGGCAAGGCCGTATCCATTTTGA
Above is a genomic segment from Luoshenia tenuis containing:
- a CDS encoding amidohydrolase; translated protein: MEQKLFFNGDIITMREEQPYAQALLVKGGAIAFIGSLERARELAGAEAEMIDLEGKTLMPAFMDAHSHITNVASNLRVADLSGCKDEDEIILRLREFAKAHGVPAGDWLIGYGYDHNELASGMHPTCKALDAIEDHPVLVTHTSGHMGAVNRLGLQKLGITRETPDPTGGVIGRDSGGDPNGYLEETAFTKVSALIPAPTLEEMMQAMDEAQEIYLKNGITTAQDGMVVPGNFALLKAMADAGRLKIDVVAYIDLAENSRLLRANHPYTQNYLNHLKIGGYKIFLDGSPQGRTAWMSEPYENAPDGYRGYPIYTDAQVKAFCEVALHEKQQLLAHCNGDAAAQQYIDAFKAALGEMGVKNEIRPVMIHAQTLRPDQLDEMKQIGMIPSYFVAHTYYWGDVHIKNLGRARAMRISPVGTTVQKQVRYTFHQDAPVVPPKMLHTVWCAVNRLTKSGQVLGEDERISPYKAIQGVTEHVAWQYAQEDKKGSLQSGKLADLVILDRNPLKVEPMEIKDIEVLETLKEGRTLYRKG
- a CDS encoding folate family ECF transporter S component; its protein translation is MRDFLRRFRESAAHYKSIKALTLCAMFIALNIVLDFFSLQLTPTLRLGFGFLTSAMVGMLFGPAMAMGTGFATDILSFLLINSRSGGYFPGFTISAIVGGLIYGTVLYKRPIKLWRSFAAKGLINVVVNIGLNTLWLSFTQGKAVSILIIDRIIKNACLWPIESILLFLVSVMVYKVAQRSGIVRAGV